The Plasmodium coatneyi strain Hackeri chromosome 5, complete sequence DNA window TCATTAGTATTGTCTATAGTTTGGTCACCACATTGGTCCTGGAAGCCTTCCAACTTATTGAGGATTTCTTTCACAGTGTTCCCTAATGAGGACCATGTGCTCAAATTTTCAGATAGTaaatcccctaaccaataataaaagaaatcacATATCTTTTCTGTACAaggttcctccttctctgtATTAACTTTAGATAAGAGGCACCATACttctgtaattttttttgcacactcCTCCTTATCACAAGATGCAGCACTCTTTAATTTACCATTTAAAATATCCTTTATTCCTGATATCCGTGTGCTGCTATTCTCACATTTATGTTGGTCATTGTTCTCGAAATGATGGTACACTTTTCTGGAGGGTAAGTTTTCTACACTACACTCATCCTACAAATGTGGAATTGGACAGAAGGGgaatataaatgtatgtatgtgtatttcttttatttattacattgtgcatagagaatattttatatacatgatACATTTGTTCACTTTAAACAAAGAATTAAGGGGTTATTACTTTTGTCATTGTTCGGCTCGTTgctcatatatgtacattgcttctttgtatatatgtggaatgttaATTTATGTGTTAAAAATCGTCCTCGctctatttatatatttatgcagaGTGGATATGTGTGCgaattttgcaaatttaAGGATGGTTATAGAAGAATAAATATcgaattttttacttatttatttatacctttcctttccattccttcctctatGTAATTGTTACattgttatattattatactcCTCATTATTGTATTATGTACTCTATATGGGACTGTTCGTAATTGTTCAAAGTagttcattattattatttgctttatgtagttattatttatgtgaagctgtattttcatttttcaacaTGGGTTTTATCgtgtattattaatttaaagctttattgttatgttttAAAAGGAGTTCATGAAAATTTATTAATGTGTATAGTGTAGTCCGTATGCACAGAGCATCCCTTACACTCTtcccttctatatatgtgtatatttttcttagtATTCATTGACATAGCTCAGTTTATTGGATAAATGAAGCTACACATAAAACACATGAATGAAGGGAGGGAACTGTAcagaattatatatatggaatatatatttgtacacatccTTCCCATAATAGTAATGCCTTGCAAAACGAACCCccattcttttctctttataaTAATGTAACAATGATAaattttcttattcctttccccttcttcttttctaaaaaaagttttgagttggctatttatttttgttaggttagatatatttttctagTCTTCTCCGCTATTTCCACTTCCATATGCATATTCCTATATTCATTTTAcacctatatatattagcCCCATACGTTTCCTCGCTCTCTTTTTGagcattattttattcaggtaaaaaatgaatacgtgCACGTTCCATATACATCAGCCCAGAGCAATTTTatccttatttattcttatatGACTACTTCCCACGGCGTTCCTAATTcttgaagaaatatatacaccgTCGTAAGGGAGGATTTATCCACAGTCTAACACGGATAATATGAAACTAAATTCATGGGGAGGGGCACTAAAAATAAGGTTAAGTGAGCTGAATAATTCTGTCTGTTCGTGAAATTAATATACGTGTAATATGCACATTAAGGTAGTAATGCGACAGTATTCTATTTTCGTTCTTTAATATAGTATATAATGTTATGGAACAAATGAGAAAGTGCAAAATATGACCGTATACATGTAACAATActctttttcccctataTGCGTTCAGAACTATAACATTTGAACAAATAAACTAtcctttatatgtatattcgtCTGCAATGTAAACAATGAGTTTACTCTGTTCGTATAATACAGGTATACCATgaagtatatatttccagcataacaaccttccttcccgcAAAATAGTCCAACCACCATAACACGCATTACCATTCCTACATTATTCTTTGTTAACGAtactttactttttttttttttttgatctgCTATAGGCAATGTGTTCAAGCTTTAAAATGGTCaggtatatttctttttcctccgtTACTGTAGTAATAGACGAATATTTCTGCCATAGCATTCAtcacccccccccccccccccccccccccatATGGAACGGACACATGGTGGAACGGACACATGGTGGAACGGACACATGGTGGAACGGACACATGGTGGAACGGACACATGGTGCATCTGCCAAACTGACCTTAAAAGCATGGAAACAGTCTAATAAAGTGTATACACACAGTGTgaagtgtgtatatacacagcTACTACAACTGCTCTGTATACAGCTGCAGCTACTGCTGCTGTTCTATATACACACTTTACTGTATACACTTCGCAATGTGTGCATAAGGAAcaactgtattttttttattattacaacATCGTCTTCCATAAGTAAATGTATAGTATGCGCCGTTCTGGCCCCATGAGGGGGGAGCGCCTActttgtccaaaaaaaatgtttttccaATGGTAAGTAGAATATTGTAGACTGTTAGTTCTAACGGTTTTTTGTTATAgtaaatttccttcctcccccaagggaggaacaaccttccttagaaggacgaaggaaagggaacaacacCTTCCTGAGGGAAATGAAGTTGCTTCCtaagagaaggaagattgttggGTAGTagttgggttgttaggggtggtggatgGAAAGGCTGTTACGGTGGTaaacggaaggaaggttgttaggatggtggtaggtggctCGAAGGAAGGcttttaggggtggtagatggttAGAATTAGTGGTAGGTTGAAGTAAGGTtcttaggtggaaggaaggtttgtTAGAtggtttgttaggggtggtaggttgaagtaaggttgttaggtggtagggtggtaggtgggttgttaggtggtaggtgggttgttaggtggtagatgggtcgaaggaaggttgtgttaggggtggaaaggAGGtagtctaaggaaggaagggaggatcTATggaggaaggtctaaggaggatttatggaaggaaagggtctaaggaggaaaggggggTCTAAgcagggaaggaatggaaggggaGAAACACTTCCCTTCCCTCTTTGAGGGGACAATTTCTACAGGAAGCAATTGTTCTCTCCTTTAATAGGAATAAATTCCTCAGGGGCGGTTTCTATTGGAAATAATTATTTCCATAAAGAAGGGATTAAATTCCTCCACGGGTAAGAATAATTTATGGGCGGAGAGTGTACTATGTAAGATACAGGACCTATAATGTGCacttgtgcacatatacaaaatACCAATACCGTACAAGTTCCCTACATTCCCCTtcctatttaaaaatatagaacaaAATATGGAACAAAATGTGGAACACTCCGATTGGTATGATGACAATTATGCGCGTGCAAATTTTCGCCGTACGATGTTATTTTAGCAACTTTATTGTAAGTGAATTCAGTTATTCACAAATCTTCCCTTTAAGAAATTTTTCCTGTGAGAACAATTTCTCCTTCCTATGCCCcaatttattaataattcATACGTGCtataattatttcttttgagaccattccttcttaaattatgcataaaggaagaagttgcaTAGAATGAGGAGAGAATAGGAAATGACGCTAAAAATAACTTATGTCGAAGGAATGAGTTGCATACAACATATATAGGTAAACATTAGGAAAAGGTAAAATGAAATGTTCcatgtttttcctttcttttttttgattggcattttatttcatattcattcggaaaaaaaaaaaaaaaagaatgcaaaaTTTAgggatatatatacacggGAGGAAAGAGTATTTCTAACGGTACGTTAATTCagttgagcaaaaaaaattcttcctcaTTGCACTTGCATTTTCATTATTGCAGGTGAAATTCTCCTACAGAGAGTATGTTCCGCACTTCTGTATGCaccctttgttttttcatcgcaatttatttattcgGACTGTGTTGATAAgaactttcttttccttagaAAAACTGCATAATTAATAAATTCCATGGTAAGtgaaatatttcttttttcctcgtgacaaaaatttgttcttaagaatttttttttttttcttcagtgAACAACTTTACACTAATTTTGTGAGAGGGCAAAATGCATTATAAAGGAACACTGCCTCCCacggcggaaaaaaaaagcattgtGTTAAGCGCCTAAGtgtaaaattgtaaaaaatgaaaaaaagaacaatgtgacgaaaggaatatatatgtaaaatttgtacaatgAAGTTTTGTAGAAATGgataagaaaaggaaaagaaaaaaaaataaaaagaatttaacaCTTCTGGGAAAGAATAAATcataaaatgataatatgcatgtagaagtaagaagggaaggaagaaaatgtacgttgtacacacatgtagatacttagtgaaatactattttccatttagcaACTAACGATTCCATTCATCGAATAAATAGTGGTGGTGagataaaaaatggtaaaaatggctccGCCGAAAGACGATGATAAAGTATTTGGCGAATTAAAGGAACAATGgttgaaggaaaagtatAACGGGAATAGGGGTGTAGGGGAGGTAATATAATACAATCTATGTGTAGCATATGAATGTGTTACTGCCTTGAattatgttattttatttcaataaaaaatgcataatgTATAGGGGaaacatatatgaatatattattctaaTTCTTAGACACAATTAATGAGTGAAATAACGAAGTGGACTACTGAAATGTTAAGGGATATGAATAATGATgagtacaaatatattgCTGAAGGCGGATGTACAGTTATTACAATAGGAGAGAAACCGTTAACAAAGGACGAACAGGAAGTATGCACATTCATTGTGAAGAATCTGTTGAACATAAAGATGAGGAGTAAGGCTCAATGCGAAAAGAAGACTCCTCACGAGGTAATGAAGGAATATGTGCAATGTTCAGTAATGAATGCGTGGTCTTATTTGTACCTAGAAGATCATTGTGATAGAAGAGATGTTGTATGGAATGCATTTGGTGCAATGAAGGAATTGAGCAAGGTATGGAACCCATATGGGAAATGTAAAGAGTGTGATTATGCAAATTTAGAGCGTATGATGATAAAAGGACAAGTAAGTATGTTAAGTTATATTCTTCAAGCtataaagaaagagaaaggggaAGTTATGGCATTAATGAATAAAAACACAAAACCAAAGACTGATTGTCCATCACAACAGAACAGTGCTGCATCAGAATTAGTAGCAACTCTTATGAAAAATAGTGTTACAATGACAACAGGTCCatcagcaacaacaacagggcatgaacaacaaacaaaacaaagcAGTGCAGAACCTGCAACACATAGTGCAACTAGCACAAATTCTGGACGTGGTGGGGAGGGAGACCTTGTACTAACTATTGGACAACAACCCGGAATGAGCATATCATATGCTCCAAGTAAAGGGTATGATTACAATTACGATTAccattacttatatatatatataagagtACACACAAACAATGTATACATACTTTAAAAAGTAGttgtacgaaaaaaatggaaaaaaaaaagtattatcTCTCTTTTTCCATCGTCCTATAGACAAGGTACAGGTAGTGATCCTGCTTTAATTCTGCATTTCGGTACAGAGGGACAACAACCCCCTCCACAACCCCAATCACCACTACCTGGTACAGGTAGTGGTTGCAGCAAGGAATTGCAGGAACGCTTAAATACAGTCACAAATAATTGGCATAAAGATAGAAGACGCACAAAGTCGGATGCGGACTGGGTAAGGAACGATATTACCTACTGTAGCTGAGAACGGAACCATGGGTAGTGCACGTTGTGAGCACTGCTCGCATCAGTAACACGTACAATTGTATGTTATGAATATAATTcaattgcacatatatatgttccccctcttttcttttgtacGTAGAATGTATTTTGGGATACCGACATCAAGAATCAAATGGTAAATCTTTCTGCAGGCATACTCCGGGAGAAAGATAAGGTTGACAGTGAATGTAATAACATTAAAGGGATGGATAATGCAAATAAAGAGGCATGTAAGCTTATTACAGCAGGATtaaaacatatttataaaattccaaaggggaaagacgggacacaacagaagaaggaggacgACCAAATATTCCATCGCACAATGTCTTGTGTCCTATTAAATGCATATAccgaaaaattgaaagaacaCGCTGGACAAAAACAGAATTGTAATATAGATGTTGGCATAAATCATGCTTTTAGTAAAAGTGGACAAATTAGAAGTAACACAGATGGATGCAAGGATGATAATAATTGTCACGTATGCCAGAAGGAGAGCTACGAACAGTGCGAAATAAACCATGAAAGGATAAAAGACAGGGTGAATAAATTGCtcaagtggaaggaaagcgaaatacaaaaaacacTAACTAGCATATGTCCAACACCTCCACCTGTTCCACCCGCCAATCCCAAATCCCAATTAACAAGTACGATTGATTGTAAGGATGAAACTGATTgcttaaataaaaaggtcGAAAAAGTATTCCAAAAACGATGGGTAAGTAACAGTACTTCTTTAtgcccttcttctttatgtattcattcttcctcttttggttttcttatataaaatatttcatggGAAACGAAACATGCATTCCACTGCATGTAGAAAGTGGTGactgttaggggtgttagaaggaaggaggattcttaggggtggtagaatgaacgTTGTTACCGGAGGAACGAacattgttaggggtggtaggtggaaggaaggttgttaggtgggttgttaggtgggttgttaggtggtgggtGCAAagatggttgttagggtcatggaaggaagtgttgttaggtgggttcttagaGGTGTTATAATGAagggttaggggtggaaggaaggtaagtacctcctaagggaaggaaggttgtgttaggggtggtggtgagacatatgtatatatataaaaatgtttatgTAAACatgtccttccttcttatttttagaaTGCAAATAACGACCAAGTGTATGGCCTATTTCAAGAATTCAACAGGGAACTAAATGACGACGATGAGAAGGATGGTTTAACATCCGTTTGCGACGAAGTCGTGGGAGATGAAAGCATGGTCAAACATAAACTTCACAGGTGCTTCTGTAAAATTCTTATAAGGAATTTAGGTAAAGTAACAAATAACGACAGCACGTATAGGTACGACAACAGAACGTGGAAAATTCGCGACATGGAAGGGAATGTGCCATGTCATCTTTTAAACTTatggttattattatacGGAATAAAATATGGCATGCAAGAAAAGGATGTTTTGTATGCATTCAAAGCAATAACTAATTTGAAAGAACTATATGAGGAGCAATATGAGAATTGTGTATATACAGGGAATTTTGAAGTTAAGCAAGAGGACGGAGGTGCTGATTTTAGGGACATTTATAAATGGTTTATGAATCATGACATtataaacaaaatgggggcAATAAGGTACGGGACTGCATGCGTAAGAAAAGATGGGCAGGGCAGTGGACACAGTAAAAGTGTAGGGAAGGATATAAAAGAAGTGAGTGACGACTTGAGAAACAAAGCAGAGACCGTTGCTAAAGAAATACAGAAAGGACTTCCCATAGTTAAAGAagttgaaaaggaagaaaaacctCCTAGTTCTGGTGGGAATCCAGGGAGACCCCCCATCCCCAAATCAGGTTGTTCTGTACACTTGGGGAACAATGTCCTGGACGAAGAGGAAGGTATAGTGTTGCGCACTTTCCCATGCTGTATGCACAAATGGGAATATGCATGTTCAACAGAACATTCATTATAGACAGAGCACAGGAATTTAGACATATAGCAtgaatatgtatgtgcacacatttttttttgtattatatgATTAATTTGTAGAAAATTGGGGTGAAGTGTTTTCAAGTTTCTCCAATAACCCAACTAATAGTAATGAGGAAGGGTATAAGTATAATGAATATGCAGCCCTTTCCTCCTGGTGCGAAGATGTGGATGAAGATAGTACGGTGGATCTGACGAAACATAAAGAGTTCTGCAAAGTGTtgttgaaaaatttattaatagTAAATAAGAATAAGTTCGCgtgtgaggaaaaaatggaagagaatagaataaaagggaaatggtGCGTCAGCAAATgtgatttattaaatatatggTTAATGTATATAAGTGATTATTGTGTACCCGAAGATATTATAAAAGAAGTATTCTCGAGAATGCATAGTATAAGTGGATACATGGATGGTACGGAGAACTATGCAGATTGTGTATACAAATCTTTCAGTAACCTAAGAAGGGGGGATGAAGACATATTACATAATATTATGAAATGGATGCAATGTAAAGGCAAGAAAGGGGGAATGGCAGaagtacacacaaaaaattggTGCAAGCATGATAAAAGCAAATGGACCAATGCACCACAATATTGGGGCAAGAAGGATGGACTAAGTGTAAAAGTATCTCAAGAATTAAACACATGGTTGGCAAAGGTGAATGAAGCTAAGAAAACGTACAGGACAGATTtggataaaataaaggactTAGCAACTAAAGACAGTCCACCCCCATCACATCAACCAGATGGTGCAGGCAGTACTAGTAGTAAAAATTTATGCCAACGTCTAGAGGAAGCAGCAGAGACGTGGAAAACAATCGGAGGGCACAAAGACCTGGTAAGGAAAATCTTAATCTATCATATTTCATAAAACTGTACGCTATGTAAACTTCCACTAACATTCTAAGGAGCAACGCATGAAGTGTATACACGGACGTCCAATGCTTATATAtgtttcctcccttttttatttgagcAGAATAAAATTTGGGACGACATCAAGCCCAGAGTCACAGAACTTTCCAATGCAATATCAACACCGAACAAGGATGCGGACGATTTATGCAGTAACATTCAAGGGACAAATGGTGCACCTacagaaaaagagaaagaagcaTGTCAATTCATTACCAGAGGATTAAAGCACTTATATGGCAttgagaaagaagaagaaaataaggacaTGAACGCTCAGAAGAACTGGGAAATTAAGACTACTGTAACTTGCGCACTGTTGAATTTATAtgcaaaagaaataaaaggcaAATGCAATGTCACGGATAGTATTATAGAACAATCCTTCACTCTGG harbors:
- a CDS encoding SICA antigen; the protein is MEKKKQGTGSDPALILHFGSGCSKELQERLNTVTNNWHKDRRRTKSDADWNVFWDTDIKNQMVNLSAGILREKDKVDSECNNIKGMDNANKEACKLITAGLKHIYKIPKGKDGTQQKKEDDQIFHRTMSCVLLNAYTEKLKEHAGQKQNCNIDVGINHAFSKSGQIRSNTDGCKDDNNCHVCQKESYEQCEINHERIKDRVNKLLKWKESEIQKTLTSICPTPPPVPPANPKSQLTSTIDCKDETDCLNKKVEKVFQKRWNANNDQVYGLFQEFNRELNDDDEKDGLTSVCDEVVGDESMVKHKLHRCFCKILIRNLGKVTNNDSTYRYDNRTWKIRDMEGNVPCHLLNLWLLLYGIKYGMQEKDVLYAFKAITNLKELYEEQYENCVYTGNFEVKQEDGGADFRDIYKWFMNHDIINKMGAIRYGTACVRKDGQGSGHSKSVGKDIKEVSDDLRNKAETVAKEIQKGLPIVKEVEKEEKPPSSGGNPGRPPIPKSGCSVHLGNNVLDEEEENWGEVFSSFSNNPTNSNEEGYKYNEYAALSSWCEDVDEDSTVDLTKHKEFCKVLLKNLLIVNKNKFACEEKMEENRIKGKWCVSKCDLLNIWLMYISDYCVPEDIIKEVFSRMHSISGYMDGTENYADCVYKSFSNLRRGDEDILHNIMKWMQCKGKKGGMAEVHTKNWCKHDKSKWTNAPQYWGKKDGLSVKVSQELNTWLAKVNEAKKTYRTDLDKIKDLATKDSPPPSHQPDGAGSTSSKNLCQRLEEAAETWKTIGGHKDLNKIWDDIKPRVTELSNAISTPNKDADDLCSNIQGTNGAPTEKEKEACQFITRGLKHLYGIEKEEENKDMNAQKNWEIKTTVTCALLNLYAKEIKGKCNVTDSIIEQSFTLGESNLKIWCKVGDGNSCKECKRDNCTNYKVNGKDLWQEVNNRLQENSDIMQAISTICTDNKKPAGTRRSEDTSGPVKQTEKKPNQESIGKDTASSKGTPGSKDCNSLQGTEDGAAALECLDAQGEQGTHVDNVRNDDTPSQDSGPIAQDNSQKPGSSGPGSASIGSQDTGSPRPPGSNEVSSASSSDSSSSSSSSSSSGLGDQSGGGTSAGKNTGTRSVTQQDDVDQSNGGLQQPQVSGRTESRTVRCNNRINNINSTNTNITTIIIWKLYNKKKW